The segment AGAAGGAAGAAGTAACTGAGAAGCACGAGACGGAACTTAAATTGTACAAGCAGAAAGTGAAACACTTGATGTATGAACATCAAACAAATCTATCTGAAACCAAAGCTGAACACATGGTTGCATTAAAATTAGCCCAAGACGATCACATAGCCCAAGAGAATGAATTGTACAAAGACAAAAAGGATCTGAAGAAGACGATAAGAGAGCAAGATTCAGCACATTTGAACGAGATACGTGCATTAAAATTGGTATGACAAAGAGGTAGAGGGAGATTGGAAGAATTTTCTCGCGTTATTCAATGGACTTACAGCAACTGATCTTTATTGTTTAGCAAAATGCAGAGGAAATAGATAAGATAACGAAACAATTTGAAATCGAAGCTGCGGAAATAGAGCAAAAGTATGAGCAGAAGTTAGCGAATCAGTATGAGTCCCTTACTCTGAAACATCGTATGGAAATAACCGAAGTAGAAGAGCGGAAGAACATACAaatcaataatttaataaaaaatcacGAGACAGCATTCTCAGAAATGAAAACTTACTTCAACGACATTAACCTAAACAATTTGTCCTTAATTAAAAGCATGAAGGTATGATTAACACAAAATATAGAGCTACCaatattactttattattaacGCTACAGGATCAAATGGAAGTAATGAGAAATAACGAAGAGCGGATGAAGAAACAAGTACGGGAATTGACCACAGAAAACAAGAAATATTCTGCCGACTTGAAAACGCTTGAAGAGTCTGTAGCACAATTCACTCATCAACTCCAAAACTATGAGAAAGATAGACAAGCATTAATTGTTAGTGTTTTAATAACTTTCTATTTGCACGACCTAattgtatattatattttaattccATTTGCTTCAGTCTACCAAGAAGAGGCTGGCAATTATTCAGAAAGATTTCGAAAATCTGAAATGGGAAAACGAAATATTGGAGTTACGATTCGAGAAGGtataacattatttttaatttgatcAAAATTGCTTTTACTTTGTTTTATGAGTATGTTTTATTTATCAGTGCCAGTCC is part of the Halictus rubicundus isolate RS-2024b chromosome 10, iyHalRubi1_principal, whole genome shotgun sequence genome and harbors:
- the Gas8 gene encoding growth arrest specific protein 8, yielding MGPKKAKAPDNVDGADTSKMNREQLEVYAHKILEELEREREERNYFQLERDKLRTFWEITRHQLEEARAAIRNKEREKEEVTEKHETELKLYKQKVKHLMYEHQTNLSETKAEHMVALKLAQDDHIAQENELYKDKKDLKKTIREQDSAHLNEIRALKLQNAEEIDKITKQFEIEAAEIEQKYEQKLANQYESLTLKHRMEITEVEERKNIQINNLIKNHETAFSEMKTYFNDINLNNLSLIKSMKDQMEVMRNNEERMKKQVRELTTENKKYSADLKTLEESVAQFTHQLQNYEKDRQALISTKKRLAIIQKDFENLKWENEILELRFEKCQSERDELHSRFVSSILELQQKTGLKNVLLEKKLEKLSDLLEQREAQISEVLAAAQLDPETVIHANKKLENMLTRKNTAIQDLQYELAKVCKAHDDLLKTYEAKLQEYGIPKSELGFQPLKIKSVSSKLGLGPAGLVTVNR